The Nitrospirales bacterium genome includes a window with the following:
- a CDS encoding VanZ family protein, with the protein MDGSSKKPVKRNSYDIAENAENLPPPNGHMQENDIVRLIGYWLPLLLYAGTITLFSSLSTPKIHLENFSHAFFSVPIGVFTRINDKLYHLAEYTILGLLMYRAIRATWGPQLGTAAAFTTVCAVTIFGLADEFHQMFTPLRQLEALDLMADTFGGFLGVMLWEWALSFSTIRQLEEQISMKLQALRTLTITKF; encoded by the coding sequence GTGGACGGATCATCAAAAAAGCCCGTTAAAAGAAACAGCTATGACATCGCGGAGAACGCGGAAAATCTCCCGCCTCCCAACGGTCACATGCAAGAAAATGATATCGTCCGCCTCATCGGCTATTGGCTTCCGCTCTTACTCTATGCTGGGACAATTACCCTATTCTCATCGCTCTCGACTCCCAAAATCCACTTGGAAAATTTCAGTCACGCCTTTTTTTCCGTTCCAATTGGAGTGTTCACGAGAATCAACGACAAACTCTATCATCTTGCCGAATATACGATACTCGGATTACTCATGTACCGCGCGATCCGTGCTACATGGGGTCCTCAGCTTGGAACCGCTGCTGCGTTCACCACGGTTTGTGCGGTCACCATCTTTGGACTCGCCGATGAATTTCATCAAATGTTCACTCCCCTTCGGCAATTGGAAGCCCTGGATCTGATGGCCGATACGTTTGGAGGATTTTTAGGGGTGATGCTCTGGGAATGGGCCCTCTCATTCTCGACTATCCGGCAACTCGAAGAACAGATTTCTATGAAGCTGCAAGCACTCAGAACGCTGACCATCACAAAGTTTTAA
- a CDS encoding Tn3 family transposase: MQDHQGTVGSDAPQHFLTAAERKAVSSATQPFRVSLYKALLFGHVAQGLKAGTVYLEQSYKYRALEGYLLEREQWQTRRTHYVHLADLERLADPHNMLQQLEVDLHQQYVTTNARLEARSNPFVQSKSDETLLVRTPPQRRDHTETLATFFPGRQYIALTEILATVNQLTHFLAEFTHGQHHPTVARPPVQTFLAGLLGVGCGIGIRKLARIFRHVQETQVEHAVNWYFTPTNLQAANDRIPQMIDRLPLPTIYRRSVDSLQTSSDGQKFEIPAESLNANYSSKYFGKGQGVSVYSFMDERHLLFYSTVIRAAERESAYVLEGLLHNNVVHSEVHSTDTHGYSELVFGVMHLLGFTYAPRIKHFQRQRLYAFKGLRRHDAYPSFLVKPSGTINVPLILAQWDAILRLLVSLKLKVTTPSALFRRLNSYSSQYGLYRALKAFGQILKSLFLLRYLDDVELRQRITQQLNKVEQSHRFARALSVGHPRELLSVDKEGQEIEEGCRRLIKNAVTCWNYVYLAKRLLGTADPTHQHLLVQAIRHGSPISWQHINLLGEYDFSDKRLEDSVGILPATWLHAKASKLAELVG; the protein is encoded by the coding sequence GTGCAAGACCACCAAGGCACGGTGGGCTCAGATGCGCCACAACACTTTCTCACGGCCGCCGAACGCAAAGCGGTGAGTTCCGCGACCCAACCTTTTCGGGTGTCGTTGTATAAGGCCTTACTCTTTGGGCACGTGGCCCAGGGACTCAAAGCCGGCACTGTGTATCTCGAACAATCCTATAAGTATCGGGCACTGGAAGGGTATCTGCTTGAGCGCGAACAATGGCAGACTCGTCGGACACATTACGTTCATCTCGCTGATCTTGAGCGCCTGGCTGATCCTCACAACATGTTACAGCAGTTAGAAGTCGACCTTCACCAGCAATACGTTACAACCAATGCCCGGCTGGAGGCGCGCAGCAATCCCTTTGTTCAATCCAAATCGGATGAGACGTTACTCGTTCGGACGCCACCGCAACGGCGGGACCACACCGAGACGTTGGCCACGTTCTTCCCAGGTCGCCAGTACATTGCGTTAACAGAAATCCTTGCAACCGTGAATCAGCTCACCCACTTCCTCGCTGAATTTACCCATGGGCAACACCATCCGACCGTGGCCCGCCCACCCGTACAAACATTTTTAGCCGGTTTGTTGGGGGTAGGGTGCGGAATCGGCATACGGAAACTGGCCCGCATATTCCGCCATGTTCAAGAAACCCAGGTCGAACATGCGGTCAATTGGTACTTTACCCCTACCAATCTGCAAGCTGCGAATGATCGCATTCCCCAGATGATTGATCGCTTACCGTTACCCACGATCTATCGCCGATCGGTCGACTCCCTTCAGACGTCCAGTGATGGGCAAAAGTTTGAAATCCCCGCTGAATCGCTCAACGCGAATTACTCCTCTAAATACTTTGGCAAAGGCCAAGGCGTCAGTGTCTACAGTTTTATGGACGAACGTCATCTGCTCTTCTATTCCACGGTGATTCGTGCCGCCGAACGCGAAAGTGCCTATGTCTTAGAGGGCCTCCTCCACAACAACGTGGTGCACAGCGAGGTTCACTCCACGGATACCCATGGGTATAGTGAACTCGTCTTTGGAGTGATGCACCTCCTCGGGTTCACCTACGCACCCCGGATCAAACATTTTCAACGCCAGCGGCTGTATGCCTTTAAAGGCCTTCGCCGTCATGACGCGTATCCCTCGTTCCTGGTGAAGCCGTCGGGCACTATTAATGTTCCCCTGATTCTCGCACAATGGGATGCTATCTTGCGGTTGCTTGTCTCCTTGAAGTTGAAAGTCACCACGCCCTCCGCCCTGTTTCGTCGGCTCAATTCCTACTCCTCGCAATATGGGCTCTATCGCGCCTTGAAAGCCTTTGGCCAAATTCTGAAATCGCTCTTTTTACTCCGGTATCTTGATGACGTCGAATTGCGACAACGCATTACCCAGCAACTCAACAAAGTCGAACAATCGCATCGCTTTGCGCGGGCACTATCTGTGGGGCATCCACGCGAGCTTTTGAGCGTGGATAAAGAGGGACAAGAAATCGAGGAAGGCTGTCGCCGTTTGATCAAAAACGCGGTGACCTGTTGGAATTATGTCTACTTAGCCAAACGCTTGCTCGGGACCGCTGACCCAACTCATCAACACCTGTTAGTGCAAGCCATCCGACACGGGTCGCCCATCTCGTGGCAACATATTAACCTGCTCGGGGAGTATGACTTCTCCGATAAACGCCTCGAAGATTCTGTGGGTATCTTACCGGCCACATGGCTCCACGCCAAAGCCTCGAAGCTGGCAGAACTGGTTGGGTAA
- a CDS encoding glycerophosphodiester phosphodiesterase family protein: protein MVLSRARFWLVAFLGTTLWIGCAAQPVTVSCHTSTPHIDDLPTRGIAAHRGGRMGCPSNTLGAFQRAICLGVHQIELDARMTKDRVLVIAHDDVMADVDGNVLRISQSTLWEVRRLNLGACTDGAMCDQHIPTLEEVLAMMPLNIWVNLDVKENHPEAGRLAVEVVSHANRLPQVIFSVRDKAAPAIRQFEEKTGKPVWISNMSRRLFRRQYVDTTIASCDEFIQLVNLPLLFRGKPCEDTVNRLKQAGVFVNYSWLREDNESSLRDELGDLFERRVNFVLVDHPDVAMQAAHSLGISPVEPRWRGVPPFSCPAPTTCVPAHY from the coding sequence ATGGTATTGAGTCGGGCTCGTTTCTGGCTCGTGGCCTTTCTCGGCACAACGCTTTGGATTGGATGTGCGGCGCAGCCCGTAACGGTTTCCTGTCATACTTCTACTCCACACATTGATGATCTTCCCACGCGCGGGATTGCCGCGCATCGTGGAGGCCGTATGGGATGTCCAAGCAATACGCTTGGGGCATTTCAGCGGGCCATTTGTCTTGGCGTGCATCAGATAGAGTTAGATGCGCGGATGACCAAGGACCGTGTGCTGGTCATAGCCCATGATGATGTGATGGCAGATGTGGATGGAAATGTCCTGCGTATCTCTCAATCCACTCTATGGGAGGTTCGACGGTTAAACCTTGGGGCGTGCACGGATGGGGCAATGTGCGATCAGCATATTCCGACGCTCGAGGAAGTCCTTGCCATGATGCCGCTGAATATTTGGGTCAATCTTGATGTGAAGGAAAATCACCCTGAGGCCGGTCGCCTGGCGGTCGAAGTGGTGTCTCACGCCAATCGGTTACCACAAGTTATCTTTAGTGTGCGTGACAAGGCGGCTCCAGCCATTCGTCAATTCGAGGAAAAAACAGGCAAGCCTGTTTGGATTTCAAACATGAGTCGCAGGCTGTTCCGTCGCCAGTACGTCGATACCACGATTGCTTCATGCGATGAATTTATTCAGCTCGTCAATCTTCCTCTTTTGTTCCGCGGCAAGCCATGTGAGGATACTGTCAACCGTTTGAAGCAGGCAGGGGTTTTCGTCAATTATTCCTGGCTTCGCGAGGATAACGAATCGTCATTGCGAGATGAATTAGGTGACCTCTTTGAGCGCCGAGTCAATTTTGTCCTGGTCGATCACCCTGATGTCGCGATGCAGGCCGCCCACTCACTAGGCATCTCCCCCGTTGAACCCCGTTGGAGGGGTGTTCCGCCTTTTTCCTGCCCTGCACCGACAACTTGCGTACCAGCTCACTACTAA
- a CDS encoding DUF2784 domain-containing protein, with product MFVHLAFIVFVLLGGLFALRWWWIPWIHLPAVLWAVALEFGGWICPLTPLENWLRQASGEAGYAGGFIEHYITPIIYPKGLTDTVQWVLGCVVLLMNLGIYAVVYSKNENFIRQAKFRKRKNSG from the coding sequence TTGTTTGTTCATCTTGCATTCATCGTCTTCGTGTTGTTAGGAGGACTGTTTGCCTTGCGCTGGTGGTGGATTCCCTGGATTCACCTTCCTGCGGTACTCTGGGCCGTCGCACTGGAATTCGGGGGGTGGATCTGTCCACTGACCCCTCTGGAGAATTGGCTCAGGCAGGCCAGTGGTGAGGCTGGGTACGCGGGAGGCTTCATTGAGCATTATATAACGCCCATCATCTATCCCAAGGGACTGACTGATACCGTTCAATGGGTTCTGGGTTGTGTTGTTCTACTGATGAATCTTGGAATATACGCTGTCGTGTATTCAAAAAACGAAAATTTCATAAGACAAGCGAAGTTTCGTAAGCGGAAAAATTCTGGTTAG
- a CDS encoding aldo/keto reductase yields the protein MRYVHLGRSGLKVSRMCLGTMNFGPHTTEPDSFAIMDRALELGINFFDTANVYGWKTGEGITEQIVGRWLAQGQGRRDKIVLATKVFGRMGEWPNQSRLSARHIKQACEGSLRRLQTDYIDLYQMHHVDRESPWEEIWQAMEQLCREGKILYVGSSNFAGWHLAQAQEMAKSRHFLGLVSEQSLYNLNDRMIELEVIPACEAYGIGLIPWSPVARGLLAGSLNHVKSGRRADEDLQKDVEKYRPRLEAYENLCGELGEEPANVALAWLLYQKAVTSPIVGPRTIEQLNGITSACNISLSDTTLERLDEIFPGPGGPAPEAYAW from the coding sequence ATGCGTTATGTGCATCTTGGTCGATCGGGATTAAAAGTCAGCCGCATGTGTTTGGGGACGATGAATTTTGGCCCCCATACGACGGAACCAGATAGCTTTGCCATCATGGATCGTGCGCTGGAGTTGGGTATCAATTTTTTTGATACCGCCAATGTCTACGGGTGGAAAACGGGGGAGGGGATTACCGAACAGATCGTCGGGCGATGGTTGGCGCAAGGACAGGGCCGTCGAGACAAGATCGTGTTAGCCACGAAGGTATTTGGTCGAATGGGGGAATGGCCGAATCAATCACGGCTTTCGGCCCGTCACATCAAGCAAGCCTGTGAAGGGAGCTTACGACGCTTACAGACTGACTACATTGATCTGTATCAAATGCACCATGTGGATCGTGAATCACCTTGGGAGGAAATCTGGCAGGCCATGGAGCAATTATGCCGCGAAGGGAAGATCTTGTATGTTGGGAGCAGTAACTTCGCCGGATGGCACCTTGCGCAGGCGCAGGAAATGGCCAAGAGCCGGCATTTTCTTGGCCTGGTGTCAGAGCAGAGTTTGTACAATCTCAACGATCGTATGATTGAGCTTGAAGTCATCCCTGCCTGTGAAGCGTATGGCATTGGCCTCATCCCCTGGAGCCCCGTGGCACGCGGATTACTGGCTGGATCACTCAACCATGTCAAGAGCGGCCGCAGAGCGGATGAGGATTTACAAAAAGATGTTGAGAAATACCGTCCTCGCTTGGAGGCTTATGAAAATCTATGTGGAGAGTTAGGCGAAGAACCAGCCAATGTCGCTTTGGCCTGGCTGCTTTATCAGAAAGCCGTGACATCACCCATCGTTGGGCCTCGGACTATCGAACAGCTAAACGGGATAACAAGCGCGTGTAATATTTCACTTTCAGATACTACTCTCGAGCGATTGGATGAAATTTTTCCTGGTCCTGGCGGCCCTGCGCCGGAAGCCTATGCCTGGTGA
- a CDS encoding DUF4158 domain-containing protein, translating into MPRMDILSAVECEEFDSPPLFTLAQQQQYFEPSLPVIRALKRLKTPTNQVYFLLAYGYFLATSRFFTASQFRPTDIRYVSQELGVSLKLIHPHTYAHETQARHRQRILRLCQFRAWNRAILRLLQPEAQTLAQLYWEPRQIFFRLVEWLVTARIAVPRSAVLSPIVATALTRHRQTLARQVGEHISPLLRESLLTLIVAPPQPQRGIQYRLTQLKRLSQSTKLAKVRARLEDLTFVRMIYEQTKPLLHQLQIPQAGIVSYAQLTLNLAPFDLIRRPEHDRVLHLLAFVVHHYARLQDNLADVFLQVFSSMMNSVRREHMAQYYATRDTHAMSLTALLTLLETNVLTAFKAIQRIVESSTLTSDEKVQQIQQLFVTQQTSQQELTQAMTPLKSSVEDTQKHATYDQTLERRSLRLQFRLMPILKSLAWAGTDHALDRDTVRARPPRHGGLRCATTLSHGRRTQSGEFRDPTFSGVVV; encoded by the coding sequence ATGCCAAGAATGGATATTCTGAGTGCAGTTGAATGCGAGGAGTTTGATAGCCCACCGCTTTTTACCTTGGCTCAACAGCAGCAGTATTTTGAGCCATCCTTACCAGTTATTCGCGCATTGAAGCGCCTCAAAACGCCAACCAATCAAGTCTATTTTCTGTTGGCCTATGGCTATTTTCTCGCCACCTCTCGGTTTTTCACCGCTTCCCAGTTTCGTCCGACTGACATTCGCTATGTCTCCCAAGAGTTAGGCGTTTCCCTGAAACTCATCCACCCACACACGTACGCACACGAAACACAAGCACGACATCGCCAGCGCATCCTCCGACTTTGTCAGTTTCGTGCATGGAATCGAGCGATTCTCCGGCTCCTCCAACCCGAGGCCCAAACCCTGGCTCAACTCTATTGGGAGCCTCGACAGATCTTTTTTCGCTTGGTCGAATGGTTAGTCACGGCACGGATTGCCGTCCCCCGTTCTGCTGTACTCAGCCCGATTGTCGCCACCGCCCTCACTCGACATCGTCAAACACTTGCCCGTCAAGTTGGAGAGCATATCAGTCCATTGCTTCGGGAAAGCTTACTCACCCTGATCGTGGCCCCACCTCAGCCTCAACGAGGGATCCAGTATCGCCTGACGCAACTCAAACGACTCTCGCAATCAACCAAGCTCGCTAAAGTGCGTGCCCGCCTTGAGGACCTGACCTTCGTTCGAATGATCTATGAACAGACGAAACCTCTGCTCCACCAACTGCAGATTCCTCAAGCCGGTATCGTCTCTTACGCCCAACTGACGCTTAACCTCGCCCCCTTCGATCTGATCCGCCGTCCCGAACACGATCGGGTGCTTCATCTCCTCGCGTTTGTGGTACATCACTACGCTCGCTTACAAGACAATCTGGCCGATGTCTTTTTACAGGTCTTCTCGTCCATGATGAATAGTGTCCGCCGTGAGCATATGGCCCAATACTATGCCACACGAGACACCCACGCGATGAGCCTAACAGCTCTCCTCACGCTCCTGGAGACGAATGTCCTCACGGCCTTTAAGGCCATCCAACGTATTGTGGAGTCCTCCACGCTCACCAGCGATGAAAAGGTGCAACAGATTCAACAACTGTTTGTGACACAGCAGACCTCCCAGCAGGAACTCACCCAGGCCATGACGCCGTTGAAGAGCAGCGTGGAAGACACCCAGAAACACGCCACGTATGATCAGACACTTGAACGACGATCCCTTCGCCTCCAATTTCGGTTAATGCCGATTCTCAAAAGCCTGGCGTGGGCAGGGACGGATCACGCCTTGGACCGCGATACGGTACGTGCAAGACCACCAAGGCACGGTGGGCTCAGATGCGCCACAACACTTTCTCACGGCCGCCGAACGCAAAGCGGTGAGTTCCGCGACCCAACCTTTTCGGGTGTCGTTGTATAA
- a CDS encoding leucine dehydrogenase, giving the protein MINIQRLKIKGFETVVAGKDPSSNLHAIIAVHSTRRGPSLGGIRMWPYNSEREALHDVLRLAEAMSKKAAISGLEIGGGKAVIIGNPETDKTRPLLLSMGKFIDSLDGKYIAAKDSGILPEDLNVVSEQTRHVTGTTGKHGGSGDPSLSTAKGVLAGMQAASQLVYGTQDLREKTVAIQGIGHVGWHLGSLLSKQGARLIVADLHPKRTMRAQKAWNASIVPIEKIHRVSTDFFAPCALGGVLNAKTIPSLKAKIIAGGANNQFSDEEHDPHRVMKRDILHVPDYVLNAGGLIQLVVREILHQRRVAPWIAKIHHTVHQILTTSLRDHLPPLTVANRMALERIKA; this is encoded by the coding sequence ATGATCAACATTCAACGCCTAAAGATCAAAGGGTTTGAAACCGTCGTAGCGGGGAAAGATCCGTCCAGCAATTTACATGCGATTATTGCCGTCCATTCCACCCGGCGCGGTCCCTCATTAGGAGGAATTCGCATGTGGCCCTACAACTCTGAAAGAGAAGCCCTCCACGATGTCCTTCGCCTGGCAGAAGCCATGAGTAAAAAAGCTGCAATCTCAGGGTTAGAAATTGGCGGCGGGAAGGCAGTGATTATTGGCAATCCCGAAACTGACAAAACGCGTCCCTTGCTGCTCTCGATGGGCAAATTCATTGATTCACTCGATGGAAAATACATCGCGGCGAAGGATTCCGGGATTCTCCCTGAAGATTTAAATGTGGTGTCGGAACAGACCCGCCATGTCACGGGAACGACAGGAAAGCATGGCGGCAGCGGAGACCCGTCCCTCTCAACAGCTAAAGGCGTGTTGGCGGGTATGCAGGCCGCCAGTCAGCTCGTCTACGGCACTCAAGATCTGCGCGAAAAAACCGTGGCGATTCAGGGAATCGGTCATGTGGGATGGCATTTGGGAAGCCTTTTGTCTAAACAAGGCGCCAGGCTGATCGTCGCCGACTTACATCCGAAACGTACCATGCGGGCACAGAAAGCTTGGAATGCCTCCATTGTTCCAATAGAAAAAATTCATCGCGTTTCCACAGATTTTTTTGCGCCGTGCGCTCTCGGAGGAGTCTTGAATGCCAAGACCATTCCGTCACTCAAAGCCAAAATCATCGCCGGAGGAGCGAACAATCAATTTTCCGATGAAGAACATGACCCACATCGTGTCATGAAACGCGACATCCTTCATGTGCCGGATTACGTCCTGAATGCCGGGGGGCTCATCCAGCTCGTGGTGCGCGAAATTTTGCACCAACGACGAGTGGCTCCTTGGATTGCCAAAATCCACCATACCGTTCATCAGATCTTAACGACGTCACTACGCGATCACCTACCTCCCTTGACTGTCGCTAACCGCATGGCTCTGGAACGCATCAAGGCGTAG
- a CDS encoding NAD(P)-dependent alcohol dehydrogenase, with protein MSSTNGYAALEAGKALEPFRFERRAIGPNDVHITISHCGICHSDIHQARDEWGGSIFPMVPGHEIVGTVLAIGTDVKSFHPGETVGVGCLVDSCQTCHSCQRGLEQYCQDGLVFTYNSRDKAGEPTYGGYSTHIVVDQRFVFHIPTSLTAAGAAPLLCAGITTYSPLKHWNVGHGHKLGVLGLGGLGHMAVQLGNALGAEVTVLSRSSSKQPDAARLGAKDFALVNGQASNASLAGRFDFIIDTVSAPHDYTSCLEMLKTDGTLILVGAPEQPTPLGAFPLVMRRRRMVGSLIGGIPETQEMLDFCAENRIESEVEIIPIQGVNEAYERIMRGDVRFRFVIDMSSLGRE; from the coding sequence ATGTCTTCGACAAATGGTTACGCAGCATTAGAAGCCGGAAAAGCCCTTGAACCCTTTCGTTTTGAACGGAGAGCCATTGGACCAAATGATGTCCACATTACGATCAGCCATTGTGGTATCTGTCACTCTGATATTCATCAGGCACGAGACGAATGGGGTGGATCGATCTTTCCGATGGTCCCTGGCCACGAGATCGTAGGGACAGTGCTCGCCATTGGGACCGATGTCAAAAGCTTCCATCCGGGGGAAACGGTTGGCGTTGGCTGTCTAGTCGATAGCTGTCAAACCTGTCATTCGTGTCAACGGGGACTCGAGCAATATTGCCAGGATGGGCTCGTCTTTACCTATAACAGCCGAGATAAAGCGGGAGAGCCGACATACGGAGGGTATTCGACTCACATTGTCGTCGATCAACGGTTCGTTTTCCATATTCCGACTTCTCTGACTGCAGCTGGGGCAGCGCCCCTCTTATGTGCCGGCATTACGACCTATTCGCCTCTGAAGCATTGGAACGTGGGACACGGCCATAAACTTGGCGTGCTCGGACTCGGGGGTCTCGGACACATGGCCGTGCAACTCGGAAATGCCCTAGGCGCTGAAGTCACCGTCCTGAGCCGTTCGAGCTCCAAACAACCAGATGCCGCACGGTTAGGAGCCAAAGACTTTGCCCTGGTGAATGGACAAGCGTCGAACGCATCGTTGGCCGGTCGTTTTGACTTTATTATCGATACGGTCTCTGCTCCTCATGACTATACCAGCTGCCTGGAAATGCTCAAAACTGATGGGACATTGATCCTGGTTGGAGCACCTGAACAACCTACACCCCTTGGCGCTTTTCCACTCGTCATGAGAAGGCGTCGCATGGTGGGCTCACTCATTGGCGGAATACCGGAAACGCAAGAAATGCTCGACTTCTGCGCTGAGAATCGCATCGAATCAGAGGTGGAAATCATCCCGATTCAAGGAGTGAACGAAGCCTATGAACGGATCATGCGCGGCGATGTTCGCTTTCGATTCGTGATTGATATGTCGTCACTGGGTCGCGAATAA
- a CDS encoding prohibitin family protein, which translates to MKSLSWILYSGLIIGILSSVGCGVSVKPGERGLRWHPLSEGLMKEPLKDGFYWRAPWNDIYVYPVQWGSYNEKVDALSSDDLQVNLKSAIIIRPIPEEIYFLVQEVGSNWYTKVVQPEFLSAVRSVISGYPMVSIPERSTEIAHKIQAVLDEKLTDRHLEIRSVALSDIEWPQMVLKSIELKQAKEQENEQKDFELIIANKDAEIARRRAKGEGDSLKIRAEGEAASLRIRAEGQAKAQETIAKTLTDGYLRFKLYDSSNSKFVLLPNNLQVPLVLNPSMASARQEEMAP; encoded by the coding sequence ATGAAATCGCTTTCATGGATTTTATACAGTGGGCTTATTATCGGTATTCTGTCCTCTGTGGGCTGTGGAGTGTCAGTGAAACCGGGCGAACGGGGACTGCGATGGCACCCTCTATCTGAAGGCCTCATGAAAGAACCGCTCAAGGATGGGTTTTATTGGCGAGCCCCCTGGAATGACATCTATGTGTATCCGGTTCAGTGGGGAAGTTATAATGAAAAGGTTGATGCGCTAAGCTCGGATGACCTTCAGGTAAATTTAAAAAGCGCCATTATCATCAGGCCAATCCCGGAAGAAATTTACTTCCTCGTTCAGGAAGTCGGCTCGAATTGGTACACCAAGGTCGTACAACCAGAGTTTCTTTCTGCGGTGCGGAGTGTAATTTCAGGGTATCCCATGGTCAGCATACCCGAAAGGAGCACAGAAATTGCCCATAAAATTCAGGCAGTCTTGGATGAAAAGTTAACAGATCGGCATCTTGAAATTCGGAGTGTCGCTCTGTCAGACATCGAGTGGCCTCAAATGGTGCTCAAATCCATTGAACTGAAGCAGGCCAAAGAACAGGAAAATGAGCAAAAAGACTTTGAACTGATCATTGCGAACAAAGATGCAGAAATTGCCAGAAGGCGGGCAAAGGGGGAAGGCGACTCGTTAAAAATCCGCGCAGAAGGGGAAGCCGCCAGTCTGCGTATTCGAGCAGAGGGACAAGCCAAAGCCCAAGAAACTATCGCAAAAACATTGACCGATGGGTATTTGCGTTTCAAACTCTATGATTCGAGTAATTCCAAATTCGTCCTTTTGCCCAACAATCTTCAAGTTCCTCTTGTATTGAATCCAAGCATGGCATCAGCTCGTCAGGAAGAAATGGCGCCATGA
- a CDS encoding carboxypeptidase-like regulatory domain-containing protein: MNRLKEQLYRSMLVFFLISQFAVGGVRAYEEIPVNNGASVKGTVKLSGPVPSPLRFRLTMGAYPEHCRPLADTDGNVLLPRARVSKDQNVQDAVVFIQGLERGKPQGKEGPKLTVNRCQFDQLVLAGMDGTALSLVMNDTVLHPLRGWEMLNEGRIPLFHFPTMETGEEQSAKLTTRRSGMVKVECDQHRFMQAWILVPINPYFSKTDEDGQFQIDDIPPGTYTVSVWHPSLGYLEQPLTVGANEQQSLTFQFHTTHPEKNQVQ, encoded by the coding sequence GTGAATAGGTTGAAGGAGCAACTGTATCGATCCATGCTCGTGTTTTTCTTGATTTCGCAGTTCGCAGTTGGGGGCGTTCGCGCGTATGAAGAAATTCCTGTGAACAATGGAGCGTCGGTGAAAGGGACTGTGAAGTTATCCGGGCCGGTGCCATCGCCTCTTCGTTTCAGACTGACGATGGGCGCGTATCCGGAACATTGCCGGCCTCTTGCGGATACGGATGGAAATGTCTTGTTGCCTCGTGCCAGGGTATCAAAAGACCAGAATGTTCAAGATGCTGTCGTCTTCATTCAGGGACTGGAGCGTGGAAAGCCACAAGGCAAAGAAGGGCCAAAGCTGACGGTCAATCGTTGCCAGTTTGATCAATTGGTGTTAGCTGGAATGGATGGAACGGCATTGTCCCTGGTGATGAATGACACGGTCCTGCATCCGTTACGGGGATGGGAAATGCTGAATGAGGGACGAATTCCCTTGTTTCATTTTCCTACCATGGAAACGGGGGAAGAACAATCCGCCAAACTCACGACTCGACGCAGCGGAATGGTGAAGGTTGAATGTGATCAACATCGATTCATGCAAGCGTGGATTCTTGTTCCGATCAATCCATATTTTTCCAAAACCGATGAGGACGGTCAGTTTCAGATTGACGACATTCCACCCGGTACCTATACAGTGAGTGTTTGGCACCCTTCCCTCGGATATCTCGAGCAGCCCTTAACCGTCGGGGCCAATGAACAGCAATCGCTGACATTTCAATTTCACACGACACATCCTGAAAAGAATCAGGTTCAATAG
- a CDS encoding class I SAM-dependent methyltransferase — MAHTIPSIPYPVIDFLSGERTYRRKYGHAGGEAIGRAVGIKRGYRPNVIDATAGLGRDAFVLATMGCCVHMIERSAVIARLLDGALSRAAKDETIGSLIQEKLSLTYGDSRKAMWLVPFNPEVIYLDPMYPPKQKSALVKKDIRLLQQIVGPDHDAAELLLLARKIATNRVVIKRPAYAEFLGHIKPHTSVKTRKHRFDIYLTSAKSASH, encoded by the coding sequence ATGGCCCACACGATACCTTCTATCCCATATCCTGTCATTGATTTTCTCTCCGGTGAGAGGACGTACCGTCGAAAATACGGTCATGCAGGGGGAGAAGCAATTGGTCGGGCGGTCGGGATCAAGCGTGGCTATCGGCCCAATGTTATTGATGCGACGGCTGGATTAGGGCGCGATGCGTTTGTTCTGGCGACGATGGGTTGTTGCGTACATATGATTGAGCGCTCAGCCGTTATCGCTCGTCTCCTTGACGGGGCGTTAAGTCGAGCCGCGAAGGATGAAACGATTGGCTCGCTCATTCAGGAAAAGTTATCACTGACGTATGGGGATAGTCGAAAAGCCATGTGGCTCGTTCCCTTTAACCCCGAGGTGATTTATCTGGATCCAATGTACCCTCCCAAACAAAAATCAGCACTCGTGAAAAAGGACATACGACTCTTGCAGCAGATCGTCGGGCCAGATCATGATGCTGCTGAATTACTTCTCTTGGCAAGAAAAATTGCGACTAACCGCGTCGTCATCAAGCGACCGGCATATGCGGAGTTTCTCGGACATATCAAACCTCACACGTCGGTCAAAACCAGAAAACACCGATTTGATATATATCTCACCTCCGCAAAGTCAGCCTCACACTGA